One window of the Streptomyces sp. TS71-3 genome contains the following:
- the moaA gene encoding GTP 3',8-cyclase MoaA yields the protein MLIDTYGRVATDLRVSLTDRCNLRCTYCMPEEGLHWLAKPDLLTDDEIVRLVRIAVTRLGITEVRFTGGEPLLRPGLTGIVERLAALEPRPRMSLTTNGIGLARTAGALKAAGLDRVNVSLDTLRPDVFKTLTRRNRHHDVLAGLDAARAAGLTPVKVNSVLMPGLNDDEAPDLLSWAMAEGYELRFIEQMPLDAQHGWRRQSMITAGDILESLRTRFTLTPEASAERGSAPAERWIVDGGPHRVGVIGSVTRPFCAACDRTRLTADGQIRTCLFATEETDLRAALRSGTGAAGTGPDADGGTGPGSDEEIARIWRLAMWGKKAGSGLDDPAFLQPDRPMSAIGG from the coding sequence GTGCTCATCGACACCTACGGCCGGGTGGCCACCGACCTGAGAGTCTCGCTCACCGACCGGTGCAACCTCCGCTGCACCTACTGCATGCCGGAAGAGGGTCTCCACTGGCTGGCCAAGCCTGATCTCCTCACCGACGACGAGATCGTCCGGCTCGTCCGGATAGCGGTCACCCGGCTCGGCATCACGGAGGTCCGCTTCACCGGTGGAGAACCGTTGCTGCGCCCCGGTCTGACCGGCATCGTCGAGCGCCTGGCAGCCCTCGAACCGCGCCCCAGGATGTCGCTGACCACCAACGGCATCGGCCTGGCCCGCACCGCCGGCGCGCTCAAGGCCGCCGGCCTCGACCGGGTCAACGTCTCGCTGGACACGCTCCGCCCGGACGTCTTCAAGACGCTCACCCGGCGCAACCGCCACCACGACGTCCTGGCCGGACTCGACGCCGCCAGGGCCGCCGGCCTGACCCCCGTCAAGGTGAACTCCGTCCTGATGCCGGGCCTCAACGACGACGAGGCACCCGACCTGCTCTCCTGGGCCATGGCGGAGGGCTACGAGCTGCGTTTCATCGAGCAGATGCCGCTGGACGCCCAGCACGGCTGGCGCCGCCAGAGCATGATCACCGCGGGTGACATCCTCGAGTCCCTGCGCACCCGCTTCACGCTGACCCCCGAGGCGTCGGCCGAGCGCGGCTCCGCACCGGCCGAGCGGTGGATCGTCGACGGCGGCCCGCACCGCGTCGGGGTGATCGGCTCGGTCACCCGCCCGTTCTGTGCCGCCTGCGACCGCACACGGCTCACGGCGGACGGCCAGATCCGCACCTGCCTGTTCGCCACGGAGGAGACCGACTTGCGCGCCGCCCTGCGCTCCGGTACAGGCGCTGCGGGCACCGGTCCGGACGCCGACGGCGGCACGGGGCCCGGCTCCGACGAGGAGATCGCGCGGATCTGGCGGCTGGCGATGTGGGGCAAGAAGGCCGGCTCCGGCCTTGACGACCCCGCGTTCCTGCAACCCGATCGCCCGATGTCGGCCATCGGAGGGTGA
- a CDS encoding DUF3099 domain-containing protein produces MRKQRKAEVFRITGARQGLRDDVRGRQRRYIISMSVRTVSVILAIVLWNIAQPVAIVALVLGFILPYVAVVIANAGRENAPSQPPRFVPTPSRPMLTSGNRRPVADPPAHRPAPEEEAPPGRSGAEPPTSPSADSGGPATTTADPSSSPPQDRA; encoded by the coding sequence ATGCGGAAGCAGCGCAAGGCCGAGGTCTTCCGGATCACAGGAGCCAGGCAGGGACTGCGCGACGACGTCCGCGGCCGGCAGCGTCGGTACATAATCTCGATGTCCGTCCGGACCGTGTCGGTCATCCTGGCCATAGTGCTGTGGAACATCGCGCAGCCCGTCGCGATCGTGGCGCTGGTCCTGGGATTCATCCTGCCGTATGTCGCGGTGGTGATCGCGAACGCCGGCCGCGAGAACGCGCCGTCACAGCCCCCGAGGTTCGTGCCGACGCCGTCCCGTCCGATGCTGACGAGCGGCAACCGCCGACCGGTCGCCGATCCCCCGGCGCACCGGCCCGCACCGGAGGAGGAAGCTCCGCCCGGCAGGTCGGGTGCGGAGCCGCCCACATCGCCCTCCGCGGATTCCGGCGGCCCGGCCACGACCACCGCCGACCCCTCCTCGTCACCGCCCCAGGACCGCGCCTGA
- the tyrS gene encoding tyrosine--tRNA ligase has protein sequence MTDIVDELKWRGLFALSTDEDALRKALADGPVTFYCGFDPTAPSLHVGHLVQVLTVRRLQQAGHRPLALVGGATGLIGDPRPTAERTLNEPETVAGWVDKLRRQIEPFLTFEGENAAVMVNNLDWTAGLTAIEFLRDIGKHFRVNKMLTKDSVARRLESDQGISYTEFSYQILQGMDFLQLYRRYGCVLQQGGSDQWGNLTAGLDLIHRLEPGAEVHALATPLMTKTDGTKFGKTEGGAVWLDPEMTTPYAFYQFWLNVDDRDISGYQRILSFKPRAELEELERQTEERPQARAAQRALAEELTTLVHGPEQCAAVIDASKALFGQGDLAALDEPTLSAALAELPGARVASLGPVVDLLAEVGLAPSKSAARRTIKEGGAYVNNAKVTAEEHVPAREDLLHGRWLLLRRGKRNLAAVEVVED, from the coding sequence GTGACGGACATCGTCGACGAGCTGAAGTGGCGGGGGCTGTTCGCCCTCTCCACGGACGAGGACGCATTGCGCAAGGCGCTCGCGGACGGTCCCGTCACGTTCTATTGCGGCTTCGACCCGACCGCGCCCAGCCTGCACGTGGGCCATCTCGTGCAGGTGCTCACCGTCCGCAGGCTCCAGCAGGCCGGGCACCGACCGCTGGCGCTGGTCGGCGGGGCGACGGGCCTGATCGGCGACCCGCGGCCCACCGCCGAGCGGACGCTGAACGAGCCGGAGACGGTCGCGGGCTGGGTCGACAAGCTGCGCCGCCAGATCGAGCCGTTCCTCACCTTCGAAGGCGAGAACGCCGCCGTCATGGTGAACAACCTGGACTGGACGGCCGGCCTCACGGCGATCGAGTTCCTGCGGGACATCGGCAAGCACTTCCGCGTCAACAAGATGCTCACGAAGGACTCCGTCGCCCGCCGTCTGGAGTCCGATCAGGGCATCAGCTACACGGAGTTCAGCTACCAGATCCTCCAGGGCATGGACTTCCTCCAGCTCTACCGGCGGTACGGCTGCGTGCTCCAGCAGGGCGGCAGCGACCAGTGGGGCAACCTCACGGCGGGCCTGGACCTGATCCACCGGCTGGAGCCCGGTGCCGAGGTGCACGCGCTGGCCACCCCGCTGATGACCAAGACGGACGGCACCAAGTTCGGCAAGACCGAGGGCGGCGCCGTCTGGCTCGACCCGGAGATGACCACTCCGTACGCGTTCTACCAGTTCTGGCTGAACGTCGACGACCGCGACATCTCCGGGTACCAGCGCATCCTCAGCTTCAAGCCGCGCGCCGAGCTGGAGGAGCTGGAGCGGCAGACCGAGGAGCGCCCGCAGGCCCGGGCGGCGCAGCGGGCGCTGGCCGAGGAGCTGACGACGCTGGTGCACGGGCCGGAGCAGTGCGCGGCGGTGATCGACGCGTCGAAGGCCCTGTTCGGCCAGGGTGACCTGGCCGCGCTGGACGAGCCGACGCTGTCCGCGGCGCTCGCCGAGCTGCCGGGGGCCCGGGTCGCCTCGCTCGGCCCCGTGGTGGACCTGCTCGCCGAGGTCGGCCTGGCGCCCAGCAAGTCCGCCGCCCGCCGCACCATCAAGGAGGGCGGGGCCTACGTGAACAACGCCAAGGTCACCGCCGAGGAGCACGTCCCGGCCCGCGAGGACCTGCTGCACGGGCGGTGGCTGCTGCTCCGCCGCGGCAAGCGGAATCTGGCGGCGGTGGAGGTCGTCGAGGACTGA